One Trichormus variabilis 0441 genomic window, GCTTTACTCCTAAAGATATTCAACCGGAATTTACTAACGGTATCGAGATTTTAGATAGTTACATTCCTTCCAGTATTCGAGGATGGCGAGGTCGGCATATTAGATTAATAGCTCCAGAGTCTTCTATTGTGTTAACTATACCTGAAACTCATCAGAATCAACTCATTATCTGGAAACTTCTCAGAGACGATGAGCCAGTATTTACAGGTTTAAAATTAACAGGTAAGAAAGCGATTTATTTAGGGACTCCTACTTTTTGGTATCCACCAGTTAACCAAAATCTTAATATGAATGTATTAGTTGAAGATATTACAAAGCAGAGCATTATCGCTCGGACAATTGAAACTCTATCACCTAATAATCAATGGATTGCAATTAAGCTGAGTCAGTGGATTACTACGCCTGGATACTATGAAGCACGCTTCTGGTTTGACGAAAAGCGATGGTCATATCGGTTTGAAGTGAGGTCAAAACATCAAACTTCTGCTATTGCACCATTAAATCAGCTAAGAATTAGCAGTAACTCTGGTATTTCTGAAACTGATTTACCAATAAAACATGAGCATTCAGATAAGTTTTGGTCAGAAGTTATTAAGATTGATGGTCTTTGGCCTTTAGAAGAAATTATTTTCTTTGTATCCAATGAATCAGAAAAGATACAACAGTCGATTCAGGCAGATGCTTCAGGTAATTTAACAGTTAATTTATCAACACTGCATGAATTACTTCCTAATTCTGAATGGTATGCTTTAGATTACCAGCGTTTGGGGTTAGAGGCACAGCGATTAGTAGAGATGCAGGGCTTACCTCATAATATAACTTGGTCTTGGACAAGTAATTCTATTAATTTATCTGGTCTTCATCCTGATAAGTTTTATTCTCTATTATGCTGGAATTTGCTACTACCAGATTCAGAAGCTGAAGAAATCAAAATACCGTTGATTAATCATGATGAAAACACTATTGAAGTACCGTTAAATCTTTCCACAGGTATTTATTACATTCAACTTGTTAGTCCTCAATTACTGCCAGAAGAATTAGGCTGGTGGTGTGGTAGTGGTAAAAATGACTTACCTAATAATCTTAATGAAGATAGAGAAAACTATTGTTATACAGTATTAGGTAATAGTGAATCGAAAGAGTCATTTATAGAAGCCGTCAATCGACTTAACTTAGATATTGACAGTCAACAGTTGCAAACTAGAATTATCGCACTAGAAAATAATAAATATTATTTCCCTGATTGGTTAAGCAAAGATATTTTAATAACCAAATTAAAAGCTCTATTGAACCTTTTGAGTGTGGCAGATATATCACCACAAGTAACACCATCTAAAACACCGACATTAACACCTACTGAACAATCAATTGCTACAACTATTAAGGGTAGTTGGTACTTGCTCAATGTTCGTTCTAAGAAACGGGAAGTATTTCTGAAATTTCTAAACATTGCAATCGCTAAAAATAATTTAGAAGAAGTAATTTTAGATATAAAAATTCCCCAGGATTCAGTTTACGAAGATATTGTTTTACTGAATTTAAGCAACTTTAACACTGCAAATTCTCAACTGCAAAAAATTGATCATTTTCAAACTCTGCAACGGAAACCATTACCTTTGGAACAAGTTAGCCGAATGATAGGAAACCAATAATGTGCTTTAACGAAATTATCTTACTGTTAAGTAATCATCGGCATCCTGTAAATCCGGCAGTACCGACGACTTTAACTAAACACCAAATCATTGCGCTAATTCGCTCTAGCTTGTCACCTAACGAATCACAAGAGCAGTTAACAATTCAGGTTCAGGAGACTTTGAGCGAGTTGCAAGCACAAGGTGAAATTTATGCTGGGGTGAGAAATCGTTACTGTATTGCTCCTCCAACTGCATTGGCTTTGGATAAAGATAATTTAACAGCATTGCGTTTCCAAGGCGATCGCACCTATCTTCCCTTAGCACATCAAGTTTTAAAAACAGAGCAAAATCACAATAGTGTAAACATCCGTCCCAAAATACACAACTTTAATCGCATTAAAGACCACCTTCATCAAGTGGGAATCCGCTTAGTCACCGTTGCTGATAGCATCAATAATCTACCGTATCCTTGCAAACCCAGTAAGGCTATTTTGCGAACTCCTTGGCCAGACAATCCATTTTTGACAAGCAGTTGGCAAAGTCAAGGCTTGATTCACAGATACCTACCTAGCCGTGATACGACTCAGAAACATCGCTGGACACCCTTAAACTATCACCAATTACAAGACAAATCATTACTGCAACTTCCTACTGGTGAGTATCTTTGGTTTCAAGAGGAATGCTTTTACGAGTTAGAACCAGATGCAGCGATGCTAGTCATGTTTGATCTCGACAAAGAAGCAGGACATCGCTTAAAAATTGAGTGGGATAAACCCCAATGTCGTCTCAATCTTCAAGGAACTAGCTTACCCAGTGCTTATGCTCAGATACTTTGGCGGTTATCTGAGCCTGATAGTGAGCGATATAGAACTCGTATTATCGAGCATCAGCATCACCCCTTAGTGGAAACTATATTTCAGCGTTTAGGATGCCTTTTGGTATGAAAAACAACAGCAACTACCTTGACCCGATCGCCGCAGTTGAGCAACCCCGCCAAGATTTTATTCGTTATCTGCTAACTGCTTACCCACTACGAGATCCTCATCTACGCTACGGTTTAAAACAGCAGCTAGAAGTACCTGGAACAGTTTGGCAGCATCCTTATTTAGAAGGTTCTCAACCTTATCGGCCTGCTAACAGTGTGAATGCGCTGGTAAGTCAGGGTGTTTTGCATCCAGAAATGGCAAGTTTATTCACTCCCAATCAGCGTCCTCTCTACGAACACCAAGAAAACGCTGTCAAGGCAGTTATTCAGCAAAAACAAAACATCGTTGTTGCTACTGGTACAGGTTCAGGTAAAACAGAGTGTTTCCTAATTCCCATGTTGGATATGCTGCTGAAAGAAGAAGCAAATTTAGCAATAGCTGGGGTTAGAGCGTTAATTTTGTACCCCATGAACGCTTTAGTAAATGACCAAGTTAAGCGTTTAAGAAAATTACTATGTAGTCAAGAAACTATAAAAATTAGATTCGGATTTTATACTAGCCGCACTGAAAATGATAGGCACAAAGCAGAAGAAGCATTGGCGGAAGAATTACAAGCTTATGAGTCTGAAGAACTTTGGGAGTTATTTACACAAAAAGAAAAATCATCTCTCAATCTCAGCACTCGTGAAAGATTAATTGATGAAGCTATTGCCAAAATTCAAAAAATCCAAGCAATTTCTAGGCAAGAAATTTGGGAGAAGCCGCCTCATATATTAGTCACCAACTATTCTATGTTGGAGCATATGTTAATTCGTCCCGTGGAACGCAACAAAGTTTTTGCTACTTCAGCATCAACTTTTAAAATGTTAGTCGTGGATGAGGCACACACATACAACGGCTCGACTGGTAGTGAAGTGTCGATGTTGATAGAACGGCTAAAAGTTGCTGTCGAACAAGAAAAACCTGGAAAGATTCGCTGTATTGCTACCAGTGCCAGTTTAGGCGATGCTTCAGTTAATAATGAAATATTAGAGTTTGCTACAAAATTTTTTGGGGAATCTTTTAATCAAGTAATTCGCGGCGATCGCGTCAAGGCTATCGAAAGATTAGGTGAACCTTATCTATTATCTGCTGAACTTACTCACGAAGAAATATTAGCATATTTAAGCATATTAGAATTGCCTAAAATTGATGATGATTTAAGTATTTGGTTCGACAGACTGAGTGGCTTTGTACCTACTGAACATCTAAAAGCAGCAGAGACGAAAGCGCAAGGTGATGTTCACCAGTTTCTCTGGTATGCACTTAAACAACATCCTATAGTCCACCGCCTCATTGAATTTCTAAGCCGTCAACCCCAGCCTTGGGAGAAAATTACACAATCAACAGAATTCTGGTGTGTAAATTTACCGTTCAAATCTGACGGCACTATTGATGATACTGAGACAAAATTTGCCCTCGCTCATTTATTACAATTAGGCACTCTTGCTCGTGAGAATTCAGAAAGCTTACCATTACTGCCAGTTAGAATCCACCTTTTATTTCGTAGTTTAGAAGGGATGTATGCTTGCATTAATCCTCAATGTCCTGGTGGAGTTTGTGATCCAAATTATGAAGACAAACCTCGGCGATATGGTCGATTATATTTGAACGAAAAAAGAACCTGTGATGATTGCAATTCTCCAGTTTTAGAACTGGGTAGTTGTTATCAGTGCGGTCAAGCTTATGCCTTTACTCAAATAAATGGTGTATCTAAATTAGAACCATTACCGCGCTCAAATCAAGGTTTAAGAGAAAATGACAAAATATACACCCTGACTTCAGGATTATTAGACAGCATTACGGAGGAAGAAGAAATTGGAGAAGAAGAACAAGAATCTTCACCAACAAACACTTTAATTATTCGCCAGCGTGATGGTTGGATTGGACTACCCACATCAGTAACATTTACGAATAAATCTTCTGAACCAAATGAATTTTATTTAGCATGGCATCGCCCAAGAGATAAAGATGCAAAAGATTTAAGTGGCTGCTACCTTCCTAGATGTGCTGCCTGTGGAACACGGCCAATTCGCGCTCAAGCGATAAACCGCTTTGTAGCTTATACAGATGAACCTTTAGAGGCGATGATTGATAGCCTGTTTGATTTATTACCTGAATCTCAAGAAGATCAAGGTAGTGCGTCAAAACGCAAGCTATTAACATTTTCTGATGGTCGTCAGGATGCGGCATTCTTTGCTTCAGACTACCAGCGCACTCATACAGAAACAGTTTATCGGCAAATAATTTGGCAAGCATTTCAAGAGCTTAATCCTGATGATGATATTGTTTCCATTAATCAACTGATTAATAAAGTAAAACAGCAATTTTTAGAAACATCCATTCCTCATCCAGACCGAGATTCTAGAAAGAACTATCTCAGTTACTATCCTGATGATGAGGAAAGTTTAGAAAATTATAGAGACTGTCAAGATAGTGCAGAAGCTCGTGCTAAGGAATTATTATTACGGGAATTTGCCCTGCCTTTTAATCGTCGCTCTACATTGGAAGCCTATGCTTTATTTGCTTGTCATATTGAATTGAGGGATGAACGGTTAATTGAATTGGTAGCTCGTGAATTTGAGATTTCAAATGCTGAAGCCAAGATTTTCTTGATAGTTCTCACAGATATCATTCGTCGCACAGGAATTGTGAGTATTGATGGTGCATCGCGTTACTTCCCTGAAACTGGTGGAGTTGAAGGCGTTAGACCAGAAATGGTGGACATTCAAGGAAGGTCTAAAAATTATCTGTTTTTAGAAAAGTCACCTGATGAACAGAAGAAATTTAAAGATTCACCGTCATTTATACCAAAGTGGAAGCAAAAAACAGGTGAAGTTAGTCAAGTTCAAAATAGACTTGGTTGGTATTACCTACAGCTATTTGGTGACAACTTACCAAACAGAGATAAGTTTGTTGCTCTATTTAAACAATTAGAACAATTACGCTTATTAGAAAAAGCTAAAAATGGCCATCAATTGAACTGGACAAGATTAAATATTATTAAAACTCAGCATGATTGGTATCAGTGCGATCGCTGTCAACAAATTATCCATGTTCCAGGTTTATCTGATGTCCAAAAATCTCAGACTAAGTTGAATATTTTCGGTTGTCCAGCCTTCAAATGCACTGGTCAACTTCAGCCTTACTATGCGGAGAAAATAGAGCAAGTCAGAAACGAGCATTATCAGCAGTATATTATCAAAAATCGCCTACCTTTGCCGTTGCGATCGCAAGAACATACAGCGCAGTTAGGAGTCACCGAACTAGAAAGACGCGAAAACCGTTTTCGTCGCGGTCAAATTAATCTCCTGAGTTGTTCTACAACCTTAGAAATGGGTGTAGACATCGGCGAACTGCAAGCTGTGGTTTTACGCAACTTTCCACCCCATGTTAGTAACTACCAACAACGCGCAGGACGCGCAGGACGGCGTACTGATGGAGTGGCGATTACTTTAATGTATGGCCAGCGTCGTCCCCATGACCGATTTTATTTCGAGCAGCCTGAACAATTAATCGCAGGTAGTAATCAAATTCCTAAGCTTGATGCTGATAACTTCCAAATTCAACAGCGTCATATTCGCGCTGAATTACTAGCTGAGTTTTTGAAGACAAAGGAAAGAGGTGCAGAGAAAGTTACCATTGCTGAATTTTTCAGCTTACCTGTGCATAAGTTTGATTCTTTAGACACACCGCCACCCACAGCAATAGTTAGTGAATTACAAGAGTGGCTGCATAGTGATGATGCTCATAATTTGGCACAATTATGGATCAATAAGCTGAAAATTTCTTATGCTGCCACCGATATATTAAATCAATTTGTTGCCGCAATTTTAGTGTTTCAGCAAGCACAATTAGCAGATTGGAATGATTTAGTATTACTGCTTAAAGATATTCAAGACAGTATTACTGCTGAAACTGACCGTACAAAACGTAAGGGGATAGAGAAGCGACGGGATGGTATTGAAGCGGAGTTAGAAAAAATTGGGAAGCGCAGACTGCACGATGAATTAGTTCAAGCCAGTATACTACCGATTTATGGTTTTCCGATTGATGTAGTGCGGTTATTGACAGGGGAAAGTGATGAGTTTAAATCATCTCAAGGAAAGCATAGACTAGAACGCGATCGCCGTCTTGCACTTGGTGAATATGCACCTAGCCAAGATATTGTAGTTGACGACCGAGTGTATCAGAGTGTTGGCATTCTCAGACCGAGTGATTTAGAGCAAAAATACTATTGGGTTTGCAAGAATTGTAATCATTTTGAATCATCAATTTCTGAACAAATAATTGAACAATGTTCTGTCTGTGGATGCAAACCTACTCCGGCTGCTGCTGGCAAGATGAAGCTTTACAAAGTTCCTAAAGCCTTTACTACAGACTGGTCAGTTACGCCAAAAGTTACGCCATATACTAAACCGCAACGCCAACTAACCTCACAGGTATTTTTAGCCAAGTCTGGAGAAGACCAAGAACAATTAGAATCTGAATTTTACAAACTCACGGTCAATAAAGGCGGGATTCTATTTCTCGCAAATCAAGGAAGTTTGGGACGTGGTAAAGGCTTCAGTAAAGAAGGTTTTGCAATTTGCCAATACTGTGGGAGAGACCTAAGTGAACTGGTACAAAAACAGCGTGAAGCAAATAACGCCAAAGGTGGTAGCAAAAAAGCTAGTTCTAAAGCCTCATCAACTGCCCATAAACACCCAATTACTGCTAAAGATTGTTCAGGTACTGGATATCCACATATTCATTTAGGGCATGAATTTCGCAGTGATTTGTTAAAAATTGAGTTTCAGAAAATAGCAAACCTCAAACCTTTATTTGGTGACGTTGTTCATTATGGGGATGGTGGCACAGTTGCGTCTGTAACCGAACAAATATATCATGACACCGATGGTATGGCATTTTGGCGATCGCTAACCTATGCACTGATAGCCGCAGCCGCACAAGTAATTGATGTGCCTCGTTCAGAATTGGATGGTTTGTTTACACCATTACCAAATCAACTTGCCCAAATTATTATATATGACAACGTTCCAGGGGGAGCAGGTTATAGCAAGCGCATTGCTGATCACTTTTTTCAGGTATTAGAGAAAGCTTTAGAAATTACTGCGTCTTGTAGTTGTGATACAAGCTGCTATGACTGCTTAAGAACTTATTCAAATCAGCCATTTCATGCAGAACTCAATCGAAAAATAGTTGCTAATTTTCTCACGGATTTGGTTGTCAAACCAGACCCAGAACTACAAGCTTTTGCACCTAATGCGAATCGAGTGAAATTGTCCCAAATGGCTACACGCGTGCCTGCAATTTGTCGTATGGCTGGTAAGGAAAGTATGATTTACTTACCCAGCTTGATCGATACATTTAATTTAAATAATGGCTCGCCACTTCCTTGGTTAAAGCTGCTAAAAGATGCGGTTTATTCAATGCAGCGCAGTAATATTGCACTAGAATTAATTTTAAATCAATTACCAGAACCGAATACTGCTGCTTCTGATGCAACCAGGAGGAATTTGCAATTATTACAGAAGCATTTGCAACAGTGGGTAGACCAAGAATTACTCAAGCTGTATCAAACATCTGTTAATGATGTGCCAATTTTATGTTTAAGCACTCAGCAACAAAATCGCATTGCTTTACAATTACATCAACAGGAATGGTTTGAAACCAGAAGTGGTGAAGGTGTAGATACTGTATTTCAACGTTTACAAAACTTGCGATCGCAAGCTCGACCTGTAGAGGCAATAGAACTAGAAGACCCTAATACTACAGTTATCTTCCCTGATAGAACCTGGAGTAATTTAACAATAACGCAACTACGGCAAAGACTCGGCATAGACCGTGTTTTTTCTGGTGGAGGTGTGAAGATAGTTTATCGCGATCGCTACCTGAATGAAAAAGGAGGGAAAATCCTGGCTGATCTCTTACAAGGTGATGGCATAAATGAAAATTCCTCTGTCACAATTTGGGTTCTAGAAGATTATAAAGGAGAGTTAGGTTCTCAGCGAAAAGCTAATTTGGAGGCGGCACTTACTCAAATTCAACGTATGGGAGTTTCTACAACTGTGAAAGTTCAGCCTTGGTATGAACGCTCTTATTTTCCTCATTCCCGCGAGATGGAAGTGCTGACAGCAAATGGTCAGCGATACAAAATTATGTTTGATAAAGGGATGGATTTCTTAGAGCTAAAAGCAACTGGTGTTTATTCAGTAACAGAATCGACATATGTTGTAATTAATAAGCAGGATTGATATAAAATCAGCCTAGATTATGAAACTAAATTGTTGTCTTTGTCAGATTCTTTTTCCTTTAATTCATGAAATATCTTCAAAAGTTTTCGATATAGAGGGTCGTCTTTTCCTCTAACACTGCCTATAAATTCTATCTTTCCTCTTAGTGAATCTAAAAAAGAGGGTTTTTCATCACTAGGTAATAGAGTTTTCTTTGCATACTTAGAGATGTAAATCTTGTTGGCTTCTTCTAAACCATATTTTTCCCAGGCATGAAGAGTTCCATAAAGATTACGAATATATTTGCGATTAACATTAACACCTTTATTAACAACTAAGCCTGTAACTTCTTGTCTTTGTGTTCTATAAGCCAATCTTACTTTTGCTTCGTTTATTTTAAATCCATTATTCTCTATAATTGACCTTAAATCATCACCTAGTATAACTTTAGAAAATCCCTTGCTATATGACGAAACTAATCCAACAGGTAAATCTTCTCTATTAATTGAAAATGTTATATCATCAGCATATCGCGTATAAAAAATACCATTCTCTTTGGCAAACTTTTGAAGCTCTTTGTCCATTCTTGCACAAACTAAATTTGAAATAATTGGCGATGTTGGCGCTCCTTGGGGCAATTTGTTTTGAAAGCAGCAAATCTGAGCTAGAATAGTTGCAACTTCTTCATTTAACTGGTATGGTTTTGCAATAAAGAGTCCTCTTACTCTACCAAAATTTATTACATCAAAAAAATCCTTAATATCTATATTTAGAACAAATTTTTTCTTTGTATGAACTTTAGCATTGGTAACTATACTACGGTTAGCTGCAAACCCATGAACACAAGGTTTTGGGCTATAGACTGAATATAGTATTTGACTTAGTTTCCTTTGAAGGATTTCCAGAGAATTATTTGGAGAGTGAATAGTTCTATAACCACCAGACTTCTTTTCTAAATTAAAAGTTTGATATTTTGAATTTTCAGAAGTTCTATAAATATAATAAATTAAATAATTATATGGAACTTGTAGAATTTGAGCAACATCCCTTGCTGATTTTAATTCGCTGAATTTTTTGCTAAGGTCTTCACAACTTTCATATAAAAGAGGCGAAAGAGAAATTTTGTTACTCACAACTACTCAATATCTTTATAAAAAAACCTACTAATGGCATTCCTGCTTACTGCATTACAGCAGCACTAACAGATTTTTTCACTGGTTAGCGTAAGGTTTGGATGATAATACACCGTTGCTGTATCGCCAACGGACATCAATGCTCATTAAGTAGGCTATGTGCGGCAATTCTAACATAAAAAAATCAGTACGCCAAATATTTTAACAGAATATATTTCATGTTTGTGAGCTTATATTCTGATACCGCCTTCAAACATCTTATGATAAGTTATTCTTTTTTCATATTTTGCTGCTCTATAATGAGGAGACTTTGCCAGAGCTAAATTAAAAACTTTGATAGATTCCTTATATTTACCTAATTTTCTTAATGCAATCCCAATTTGGGTAATGATAGTATAGTCTTCTGGATTCAATTTCAATGCAGTTTCATAAGTTTGAAAAGCTTCCTTAACCTTATCTGAGCTATCTGAGCCTAACAGTATTTCTCCTTTTGTTTTTAATATGCTCAGATTATCTCCGTCTACCTTAAGAGCATCTTCAAGGATATCTAATGCACCCTCTAAATCACCTATACTTTTGTGTGCAGAGGCATAATCAACCCTTGTTCTAGAATTGTTAGGGTTAAGATTGATTAGCCTTTTATAACTTTCATCCATTTTCTCAATATCACCCATCAGTTTTGCTATGTTGGCTTTTTCCTTGAGAAGAGAACGATTATCTGGATTTTGTAAAAGTTTATCGTCGATATTGTCTAACTCTTGCTTTAAATACTTTTGTTTACGCTTTTGAATTTCTTGTGCTATTTCTGTGGTATTCAGCTTAATGCAGTCTGTTCCTGTTTTAAGATAAGTACTACCTCCTGTTGTTTTGTATAGAAAATACTCACGGCTTGATGTTCTATAAAATTGGCTTTCATCTACTCCTAAAACACTTATATTTACAACAAACAAATCTTCAATGTCTTTTTGTTCTTCGTTAAGAACATTGTAGAATGCAATATCATAAAGCGATGGAGAAACTATTGGGTCTGTATTTCTGAGTTTATTGGGGATGATTTTTTGAATTTCATCTCGCTCGCTCCTGCTAAGTTTAACACCTAAAATTTTTCCAGCATCATCTATACCTATATATAGTTGACCTTCTACTAGCGCGTTAAGAAATCCAGTTATATATTCCTCTGCATGATTTACAATTTTTTTAACAGGATGTTGTGATGCTATACTCTTAAATTCAATATCTTTACTCTCCTCTCGATGGTAAGTTGAATTGATTATAAATGGTGGCTGATTTTGCATAGATGATAATGTAATTTCAATAACAATAAATATTTTATACTTTAACTTTTAATAAGTAAATTTTTCAAAATAAATATAATTTTAGACAGTAGGTGTACAAGCAGCAGAAATTACGCGAGTATGTTTCAGCTTGAAATCTCCCTGCTTGACTTTGATTTGCTAGTTGCCCAAAATCAACCTTCAGTAGCGATGACATTCCGCTCACCATAGGTGAGGTGATCCGCCCAAGCACATGGGTAGTTGATTGGCAGTTCATTAGAGAAGGATCTTAATCTTGTTCAGTCTCTGTGCGATCGCCACACTATAAGCATAGTTAGATTCAGTCTGGACACTAGACACGGATCATTGATGACTGTAATAGCTAGAAATAAGCCAGTTCAGTCACTATAAGCATTAGATGGGTTTATTTGCTCAAGATGATAATTTTTTTGAGCGATTAGGCTGTCAGCCTATAGAAAGAATTTAAGTATTTGGGTAGAAGGTAAGGGTAATCTAGAGTAGAACGAAGACTATGCTATGCTCCTTTAACTTGTGCTTAACTGTGTAGCTTGCTGTACTTGTTCAAGGGATAACTACAAAAGGAGTAAGAATTTGATATTGTCTGAGGAGCAGCCACAGTGATGAGGTTGGGCGAATGTCAATAGCTAAATTCAGTAAGTCACCACTGACAGAAGTTGTCTTGGGCGTTGAATTCAACGATCCAGGGTTCTCTTCTGTGCATTTCGGACTGTACTGGCAGAGTATTCAAGACCGATTTCCTTCTCCGCCACTTGACAGACCGCCAATAGGAGACATTGAACTTCTTCCTATGATGCCCAAACTCCGTCGAGTTTGGTTTGAGTCACTTGACAGAAAAGAACTCATACAGTTGCAGTCAAACCGATTTCATTACAACTGGCGTCGTCAAGGTGAAGCAGATGAATATCCTCATTTTAAAGAAATATATCCAAAATTTCAAAGTGAATGGCAGCACTTTCAGAATTGGTGGTTAAGCACTGAGAAAACATTTTTACAACCGATTCGTTATGAACTTACTTATCTTAATCAGATTGATCAAAATTTTGGTTGGAAAGAGCCAGGAGATAACAATAAAATTTTCAACTTCATGAGCAAAGAATGGGAAATTACTCTGAAACAACCTCGATTGTTTAATGCTGAATTTGAATTTGAACTTCCTGATAATTTAGGGAATTTGTTAGTTCGTATTAACCAAATAATTAGGTTGGAAGATAATAATTCTATGCTACTTTTAGAATTAACAAGTCGTAGCTACGATACAAAAGTAAGTTATGAAGAATGGTTTCACTCTGCCCATAAATACACAGTTAATACATTTATAGAACTATTACAAAAAGATGTTAAAAAAGAATGGGGTCTAAAATGGTTGGGACAGTAGGTCAAACAATCTCTACAGCGAATAATACGAATAAATTAGAAAATTTGGGAAACAGACAAATTAACGCAAGTTATGTTAATCATAAATACGGCGATCCGGATTTTCTAATAAGAGAATACTTTTTGTCCTCTTCTGAGCGACGGAATAAGTTGAGAGGGTTTA contains:
- a CDS encoding DEAD/DEAH box helicase, with protein sequence MKNNSNYLDPIAAVEQPRQDFIRYLLTAYPLRDPHLRYGLKQQLEVPGTVWQHPYLEGSQPYRPANSVNALVSQGVLHPEMASLFTPNQRPLYEHQENAVKAVIQQKQNIVVATGTGSGKTECFLIPMLDMLLKEEANLAIAGVRALILYPMNALVNDQVKRLRKLLCSQETIKIRFGFYTSRTENDRHKAEEALAEELQAYESEELWELFTQKEKSSLNLSTRERLIDEAIAKIQKIQAISRQEIWEKPPHILVTNYSMLEHMLIRPVERNKVFATSASTFKMLVVDEAHTYNGSTGSEVSMLIERLKVAVEQEKPGKIRCIATSASLGDASVNNEILEFATKFFGESFNQVIRGDRVKAIERLGEPYLLSAELTHEEILAYLSILELPKIDDDLSIWFDRLSGFVPTEHLKAAETKAQGDVHQFLWYALKQHPIVHRLIEFLSRQPQPWEKITQSTEFWCVNLPFKSDGTIDDTETKFALAHLLQLGTLARENSESLPLLPVRIHLLFRSLEGMYACINPQCPGGVCDPNYEDKPRRYGRLYLNEKRTCDDCNSPVLELGSCYQCGQAYAFTQINGVSKLEPLPRSNQGLRENDKIYTLTSGLLDSITEEEEIGEEEQESSPTNTLIIRQRDGWIGLPTSVTFTNKSSEPNEFYLAWHRPRDKDAKDLSGCYLPRCAACGTRPIRAQAINRFVAYTDEPLEAMIDSLFDLLPESQEDQGSASKRKLLTFSDGRQDAAFFASDYQRTHTETVYRQIIWQAFQELNPDDDIVSINQLINKVKQQFLETSIPHPDRDSRKNYLSYYPDDEESLENYRDCQDSAEARAKELLLREFALPFNRRSTLEAYALFACHIELRDERLIELVAREFEISNAEAKIFLIVLTDIIRRTGIVSIDGASRYFPETGGVEGVRPEMVDIQGRSKNYLFLEKSPDEQKKFKDSPSFIPKWKQKTGEVSQVQNRLGWYYLQLFGDNLPNRDKFVALFKQLEQLRLLEKAKNGHQLNWTRLNIIKTQHDWYQCDRCQQIIHVPGLSDVQKSQTKLNIFGCPAFKCTGQLQPYYAEKIEQVRNEHYQQYIIKNRLPLPLRSQEHTAQLGVTELERRENRFRRGQINLLSCSTTLEMGVDIGELQAVVLRNFPPHVSNYQQRAGRAGRRTDGVAITLMYGQRRPHDRFYFEQPEQLIAGSNQIPKLDADNFQIQQRHIRAELLAEFLKTKERGAEKVTIAEFFSLPVHKFDSLDTPPPTAIVSELQEWLHSDDAHNLAQLWINKLKISYAATDILNQFVAAILVFQQAQLADWNDLVLLLKDIQDSITAETDRTKRKGIEKRRDGIEAELEKIGKRRLHDELVQASILPIYGFPIDVVRLLTGESDEFKSSQGKHRLERDRRLALGEYAPSQDIVVDDRVYQSVGILRPSDLEQKYYWVCKNCNHFESSISEQIIEQCSVCGCKPTPAAAGKMKLYKVPKAFTTDWSVTPKVTPYTKPQRQLTSQVFLAKSGEDQEQLESEFYKLTVNKGGILFLANQGSLGRGKGFSKEGFAICQYCGRDLSELVQKQREANNAKGGSKKASSKASSTAHKHPITAKDCSGTGYPHIHLGHEFRSDLLKIEFQKIANLKPLFGDVVHYGDGGTVASVTEQIYHDTDGMAFWRSLTYALIAAAAQVIDVPRSELDGLFTPLPNQLAQIIIYDNVPGGAGYSKRIADHFFQVLEKALEITASCSCDTSCYDCLRTYSNQPFHAELNRKIVANFLTDLVVKPDPELQAFAPNANRVKLSQMATRVPAICRMAGKESMIYLPSLIDTFNLNNGSPLPWLKLLKDAVYSMQRSNIALELILNQLPEPNTAASDATRRNLQLLQKHLQQWVDQELLKLYQTSVNDVPILCLSTQQQNRIALQLHQQEWFETRSGEGVDTVFQRLQNLRSQARPVEAIELEDPNTTVIFPDRTWSNLTITQLRQRLGIDRVFSGGGVKIVYRDRYLNEKGGKILADLLQGDGINENSSVTIWVLEDYKGELGSQRKANLEAALTQIQRMGVSTTVKVQPWYERSYFPHSREMEVLTANGQRYKIMFDKGMDFLELKATGVYSVTESTYVVINKQD
- a CDS encoding reverse transcriptase domain-containing protein; this translates as MSNKISLSPLLYESCEDLSKKFSELKSARDVAQILQVPYNYLIYYIYRTSENSKYQTFNLEKKSGGYRTIHSPNNSLEILQRKLSQILYSVYSPKPCVHGFAANRSIVTNAKVHTKKKFVLNIDIKDFFDVINFGRVRGLFIAKPYQLNEEVATILAQICCFQNKLPQGAPTSPIISNLVCARMDKELQKFAKENGIFYTRYADDITFSINREDLPVGLVSSYSKGFSKVILGDDLRSIIENNGFKINEAKVRLAYRTQRQEVTGLVVNKGVNVNRKYIRNLYGTLHAWEKYGLEEANKIYISKYAKKTLLPSDEKPSFLDSLRGKIEFIGSVRGKDDPLYRKLLKIFHELKEKESDKDNNLVS
- a CDS encoding ATP-binding protein, whose translation is MQNQPPFIINSTYHREESKDIEFKSIASQHPVKKIVNHAEEYITGFLNALVEGQLYIGIDDAGKILGVKLSRSERDEIQKIIPNKLRNTDPIVSPSLYDIAFYNVLNEEQKDIEDLFVVNISVLGVDESQFYRTSSREYFLYKTTGGSTYLKTGTDCIKLNTTEIAQEIQKRKQKYLKQELDNIDDKLLQNPDNRSLLKEKANIAKLMGDIEKMDESYKRLINLNPNNSRTRVDYASAHKSIGDLEGALDILEDALKVDGDNLSILKTKGEILLGSDSSDKVKEAFQTYETALKLNPEDYTIITQIGIALRKLGKYKESIKVFNLALAKSPHYRAAKYEKRITYHKMFEGGIRI
- a CDS encoding TIGR04255 family protein — protein: MSIAKFSKSPLTEVVLGVEFNDPGFSSVHFGLYWQSIQDRFPSPPLDRPPIGDIELLPMMPKLRRVWFESLDRKELIQLQSNRFHYNWRRQGEADEYPHFKEIYPKFQSEWQHFQNWWLSTEKTFLQPIRYELTYLNQIDQNFGWKEPGDNNKIFNFMSKEWEITLKQPRLFNAEFEFELPDNLGNLLVRINQIIRLEDNNSMLLLELTSRSYDTKVSYEEWFHSAHKYTVNTFIELLQKDVKKEWGLKWLGQ